In Pseudoalteromonas sp. NC201, a single window of DNA contains:
- a CDS encoding ATP-binding protein → MKANRSIVDEIKRKITALFSLFLVVLVAMVGFSLMQQKATLEQEDVKRTGASLISDFKAQINELIYQVAPLSEDHILSTLPSDLLFTQYAVKALTNLVDNTDMVKSAFINDGSVFTVEGYPFNTLRWNNSVFSEHAHKVLAQQRRTLKIDKLVVPVESIEKKPSDQAKLFLAIPLRQKLSSLMRPYKYTGVLFLEVDLEPFLGSNQEKGSIWLTSQDLVLAGTHPSDATEGVYHSPIYSQKDDFVELDLQLQREAEVYSNDILSAVLYIVLIGLMLVVLLTWYLRRLAKRLTNPMRALERHCERLKQGHYVSATSDFEFRELRTLQVTLNQLAKQIKEQIGSLESEKVKAQSSERAKSHFLANMSHELRTPLNGIYGVFQLMKHHRNAADSKELIAQGMTSTETLLSLLNDLLDFSKIEAGELKMESATVDVRSIVSEVKQEFVHTANAKQIDLIIHTEELANPYRLGDSLRLKQILRNLISNAVKFTSDGSVTVILQDGGKHLSIRVIDTGAGISEVALKKLFNRFQQADSSTTRKYGGTGLGLAIVKQLAELMDGRVTVTSKEGIGSEFTVELVLDICDAPEQSVMQDLQAIPALRDKNLLLAEDNPLNQKIFSAMIKPTEANLVIAQDGEEAIELYHELKPDIFFVDIQMPKKDGLKVCSEVREQDKTTPLIAVTANVMSGDLENYQQLGFDNCVAKPIDMKKLYEVINTILS, encoded by the coding sequence ATGAAAGCAAATCGCAGCATCGTTGATGAAATAAAAAGAAAAATTACGGCATTATTCTCTCTCTTCCTGGTTGTACTGGTTGCGATGGTTGGCTTTTCCTTAATGCAACAAAAAGCAACCCTAGAGCAAGAAGACGTTAAACGCACTGGCGCAAGTCTTATCAGCGATTTTAAAGCGCAAATCAATGAGCTTATCTATCAAGTTGCACCATTAAGTGAAGACCATATTTTATCTACCTTACCGAGCGATCTACTGTTTACTCAATACGCGGTTAAGGCGCTAACCAACTTAGTCGACAATACCGACATGGTAAAATCTGCGTTTATCAACGATGGCTCCGTGTTTACCGTAGAGGGATATCCTTTTAATACCCTACGTTGGAACAATTCTGTATTTAGCGAGCATGCTCACAAGGTCCTCGCGCAACAGCGACGCACATTAAAAATCGACAAACTAGTTGTCCCAGTTGAAAGCATTGAAAAAAAACCGTCTGATCAGGCCAAATTGTTTCTCGCCATTCCCCTTAGACAAAAATTATCGTCGTTAATGCGTCCTTATAAATATACGGGTGTACTATTCCTCGAAGTCGATCTTGAACCATTTTTAGGTTCCAATCAGGAAAAAGGCTCTATCTGGCTCACCAGTCAAGACCTTGTGCTTGCGGGAACACATCCCTCAGATGCCACTGAAGGTGTATATCACAGTCCTATTTATTCACAAAAAGACGATTTTGTTGAACTTGATTTACAGCTACAACGAGAAGCGGAAGTATACAGTAACGATATTTTAAGCGCGGTGTTATACATTGTACTTATCGGCTTGATGCTAGTGGTATTACTTACCTGGTATTTACGCCGATTAGCAAAACGCTTGACCAATCCGATGCGCGCACTTGAGCGTCATTGCGAACGACTTAAACAGGGACATTATGTTTCTGCAACAAGCGATTTTGAATTTAGAGAGCTAAGAACGCTCCAGGTGACTCTCAACCAACTTGCGAAACAAATTAAGGAGCAGATAGGTTCTCTTGAAAGTGAAAAAGTGAAGGCACAAAGTTCAGAGCGGGCAAAAAGTCACTTTTTGGCAAATATGAGCCATGAATTAAGGACGCCACTTAACGGTATTTATGGTGTATTCCAATTAATGAAGCACCATAGAAATGCAGCAGATTCCAAAGAGCTTATTGCACAGGGCATGACGTCCACAGAAACATTACTTAGCTTACTCAATGACTTACTTGATTTCTCTAAAATTGAAGCTGGTGAACTTAAAATGGAATCAGCGACAGTGGATGTCAGAAGTATTGTCAGTGAAGTAAAACAAGAGTTTGTCCATACTGCCAATGCTAAACAAATTGACCTTATTATTCATACTGAGGAGCTTGCAAATCCTTATCGACTCGGTGATTCGCTGCGTTTAAAGCAGATACTAAGAAATTTAATATCCAATGCCGTTAAATTTACCAGTGACGGTTCTGTAACCGTTATACTCCAAGATGGCGGTAAACATCTCTCCATCCGTGTAATAGATACGGGCGCCGGTATTTCCGAAGTCGCGCTAAAGAAGTTATTTAATCGATTTCAACAGGCAGACTCGTCGACCACCAGAAAGTATGGAGGAACCGGTCTTGGACTTGCAATTGTAAAACAACTTGCCGAGTTAATGGACGGCCGTGTTACGGTGACAAGTAAAGAAGGTATTGGCAGTGAGTTTACAGTTGAACTCGTACTCGATATCTGCGATGCACCAGAACAATCTGTCATGCAAGATTTGCAAGCTATACCCGCTTTGAGGGATAAAAACCTGCTACTTGCTGAAGATAATCCACTTAATCAAAAAATATTTAGCGCCATGATTAAACCAACTGAAGCGAATCTTGTCATAGCTCAGGATGGTGAAGAGGCGATTGAGCTTTATCACGAATTGAAACCTGATATCTTTTTTGTAGATATTCAGATGCCAAAAAAAGATGGCCTAAAAGTATGTTCAGAAGTCAGAGAACAAGATAAGACAACCCCACTTATTGCCGTTACAGCCAACGTGATGTCGGGAGATTTAGAAAACTATCAGCAACTTGGATTTGATAATTGCGTCGCAAAACCGATAGATATGAAAAAGCTTTATGAAGTGATAAATACTATTTTGAGTTAA
- a CDS encoding sugar ABC transporter substrate-binding protein yields MPRKMLYLVFMLLLLVYNPVNARASEPPEIDVAVGLENFDFQPLFEEFSAKTGIKVNILAFNNNQLKSELLLYADALQLPDAVIIPSDYMGLSELQFSQVPESWLSKKLTQKVIENSKVNGELKGVPIMYGNHLVLYYNRALVPHPITDLQTYAQQTVADKPTLGWNFYEMYWFVTFANALQPNLIQAGVPQLDTKAMRLAISNYQSLLNSGIIDADCVYQCLMNRFKTGKLDYFVNGIWAYRQLKDKLKDDLAIAPLPRWGNYQLMSLASSHVLAFPANGIESKKSPHLKQLVDFMQSQKVQDKLWDELNALPANGDSLAELIKRDDKALSQLIASLHETYPQPNEPIMAYIWEAMLKGLTRYLGGVYSVEETTQYMQFIVTKSGQNESKSQHR; encoded by the coding sequence ATGCCGCGTAAAATGCTCTATTTGGTGTTCATGTTACTTCTTTTGGTTTATAACCCAGTAAATGCCCGTGCAAGTGAACCGCCAGAGATAGATGTCGCGGTAGGACTTGAAAACTTTGATTTTCAGCCATTGTTTGAAGAGTTTAGTGCAAAAACGGGTATTAAAGTTAATATTCTTGCTTTTAACAACAATCAGTTGAAAAGCGAGTTATTGTTGTATGCAGATGCCCTACAGTTACCGGATGCCGTGATTATTCCCAGCGATTATATGGGGTTGTCAGAACTGCAATTTTCTCAGGTGCCAGAGTCTTGGTTAAGCAAAAAGCTCACACAAAAAGTCATTGAGAATAGTAAGGTCAATGGTGAGCTTAAGGGCGTACCAATTATGTATGGCAACCATCTTGTACTCTATTACAACCGTGCACTTGTGCCACACCCTATTACCGACTTACAAACCTACGCACAGCAAACTGTTGCAGACAAACCTACGCTCGGCTGGAATTTTTATGAAATGTATTGGTTTGTGACGTTTGCGAACGCCCTTCAGCCTAATCTCATTCAGGCAGGCGTGCCACAGCTTGACACCAAAGCGATGCGCCTCGCAATTTCCAATTATCAATCACTTCTCAACAGCGGCATCATAGACGCTGATTGTGTTTACCAATGCTTAATGAATCGTTTTAAGACCGGCAAGCTCGATTATTTTGTGAATGGAATTTGGGCATATCGTCAACTTAAAGACAAGCTTAAAGACGACCTAGCCATCGCGCCTTTACCGAGATGGGGTAATTATCAGCTGATGTCTCTCGCATCGTCTCATGTACTGGCTTTTCCTGCCAATGGCATAGAATCTAAAAAAAGTCCGCATCTAAAGCAGCTTGTTGACTTTATGCAAAGCCAGAAGGTACAAGATAAACTATGGGATGAGCTCAACGCGCTGCCTGCAAACGGTGACAGCTTAGCTGAACTTATAAAACGCGACGACAAAGCACTGTCTCAACTGATCGCATCTCTGCATGAAACCTATCCACAACCGAATGAACCTATTATGGCCTATATTTGGGAAGCCATGTTAAAGGGGCTAACACGCTATTTAGGTGGTGTGTATAGTGTCGAAGAAACGACGCAATATATGCAATTTATCGTCACAAAGTCGGGACAGAATGAAAGCAAATCGCAGCATCGTTGA
- the tmk gene encoding dTMP kinase: MKKGFMLVCDGSNGAGKTTVITGLEAHLKQRGIEVVMTREPGGTEISEKIREIILDPSTPEMADMTELMLFGAARAQHVREKIIPALEQGKVVISDRFDAATFSFQHYARGLDLATITTINQLALGGFRPDMNLILDLDPEEGLKRVKSRGEGLDRLEDEKQQFLQRAREGYLVQAKNDPERFTVIDASQSKAQVLVQSIELLDSLIATHLTVDGNE; encoded by the coding sequence ATGAAAAAAGGGTTTATGCTGGTCTGCGATGGCAGCAATGGCGCTGGAAAAACAACGGTTATTACCGGATTGGAAGCGCATTTAAAACAACGCGGTATTGAAGTTGTGATGACTCGTGAACCCGGTGGAACAGAAATCTCAGAGAAGATCAGAGAAATCATTCTAGATCCCTCAACTCCCGAAATGGCAGACATGACGGAGCTTATGTTGTTTGGGGCTGCGCGTGCTCAGCACGTTCGTGAAAAAATTATTCCAGCACTTGAGCAAGGCAAAGTCGTTATTTCTGATCGGTTTGACGCTGCAACATTTAGTTTTCAACATTATGCAAGAGGGCTAGATCTTGCCACCATCACAACCATTAATCAGCTTGCGCTCGGCGGCTTTCGTCCAGACATGAATTTGATTTTGGACTTGGATCCTGAAGAGGGCTTAAAGCGAGTCAAATCGCGAGGTGAGGGGCTAGATAGACTCGAGGATGAAAAGCAACAATTTTTGCAGCGCGCACGTGAGGGTTATCTCGTTCAAGCGAAAAATGACCCTGAACGATTTACTGTGATTGATGCCAGTCAAAGTAAAGCACAAGTACTTGTGCAAAGTATTGAACTGCTTGATAGCTTGATAGCCACACACCTTACAGTGGATGGCAATGAATAA
- the holB gene encoding DNA polymerase III subunit delta' produces the protein MNNLLPSWHSSALNYLARAQQNGRLHHAQLLSGKKGVGKSLLAAHLAEALLCLHPQNLTACGQCKPCNLNLAGNHPDRLSVVPEGKSIGVDEIREITHFLNHSAQQGGNKVALIEHAHLMTHSAANALLKTLEEPNANRYLVVTSDDDSKLPATILSRCNKVAIHSPNQAEAAQWLAAKNVACDFPWFGEFSLQPFIIEAWQQEGALDDVTALYHAANQLTVESAQTVEKILLKHSAMSDVFARFLLNRLKGAMTQGNGLSFTQYQDLVSLVHRFMYEQKNVLGLNQNLSISNLLFALQKQL, from the coding sequence ATGAATAATTTGCTTCCAAGTTGGCACAGCAGCGCTCTAAATTATCTTGCTCGAGCACAGCAAAACGGTCGTTTGCACCATGCTCAGCTGTTATCGGGTAAAAAAGGCGTGGGGAAATCTCTGCTTGCGGCGCACTTGGCAGAAGCACTGTTATGCTTACATCCACAAAATCTTACTGCCTGTGGGCAATGTAAGCCGTGTAACTTGAACTTAGCTGGTAATCATCCTGATAGACTGAGTGTAGTGCCTGAAGGAAAATCAATCGGGGTGGACGAAATTCGAGAGATTACGCATTTCTTGAACCATTCAGCGCAGCAAGGTGGCAATAAAGTCGCGTTGATTGAACACGCGCATTTGATGACCCATTCAGCCGCTAATGCGCTGTTAAAAACACTTGAAGAGCCAAATGCTAATCGTTATTTGGTCGTTACCAGCGATGATGACAGTAAGTTACCTGCCACCATTTTGAGCCGTTGTAATAAAGTGGCGATCCACTCGCCCAATCAAGCAGAGGCCGCGCAGTGGCTGGCAGCTAAAAATGTCGCTTGTGATTTCCCTTGGTTTGGTGAATTTTCTCTACAGCCATTTATTATCGAAGCGTGGCAACAAGAAGGTGCGCTTGATGATGTGACTGCGCTTTATCACGCGGCGAATCAATTAACAGTAGAGAGTGCGCAAACGGTTGAAAAAATTTTGTTAAAGCACAGCGCAATGAGTGATGTATTCGCCCGTTTTTTGCTCAACCGTTTAAAAGGGGCGATGACACAAGGGAATGGTTTGAGTTTTACCCAGTATCAAGACTTAGTGAGCTTAGTACATCGGTTTATGTACGAACAGAAAAATGTGTTAGGGTTAAATCAAAACCTGAGCATTTCTAATTTACTTTTTGCCTTACAAAAACAGCTATAA
- a CDS encoding PilZ domain-containing protein, with protein MQELLADFEDLDELYRCYMPFLKSGGIFIKSNAHFDMGQELKLRVTLPDALEADEVNAVVAWLTPQGAQNSNPSGVGVAFVDAPALNDKINKLLGATLHSDKPTYTM; from the coding sequence ATGCAAGAGTTACTTGCGGATTTTGAAGATTTAGATGAGCTATATCGTTGTTATATGCCATTTCTGAAATCCGGTGGCATATTTATCAAGTCCAATGCCCATTTTGATATGGGGCAAGAATTAAAGCTCAGAGTTACCTTGCCTGACGCTCTAGAGGCGGACGAAGTCAACGCTGTGGTTGCTTGGTTAACACCGCAAGGTGCACAAAATTCTAATCCTTCGGGTGTTGGTGTTGCGTTTGTAGACGCACCAGCTCTGAACGATAAAATAAATAAGCTTTTGGGTGCGACTTTGCATTCAGATAAACCAACTTACACCATGTAG
- a CDS encoding TatD family hydrolase: MIVDSHCHLDRLDFEKLGLSLEEVLSNARQKQVEHFLCVSVTLDQFPSMLEKIAHFDDVSASCGVHPLDQKDKLDVERLVQLASNDKVVAIGETGLDYYYSKDTHQVQQESFAGHIDVANQLQKPLIIHTRDAKADTIDIMRAHNAQNCGGVLHCFTEDWPMAKQALDLGFYISISGIVTFKNATALQEVVKQIPMDRLLIETDSPYLAPVPHRGKTNQPAYVQDVAYYIADLKGVSYKTLAEQTTNNFYSLFNLVKRQDGSTT, from the coding sequence ATGATTGTAGACTCTCACTGTCATTTAGATAGACTCGATTTTGAAAAGTTAGGCCTAAGCCTTGAAGAAGTACTCAGCAACGCGAGACAAAAACAAGTAGAACACTTTTTATGCGTTAGCGTGACGCTAGACCAATTTCCATCCATGTTAGAAAAAATAGCCCATTTTGATGATGTTTCTGCATCTTGTGGGGTACATCCACTGGATCAAAAAGATAAATTGGATGTTGAAAGGCTAGTGCAACTGGCGAGTAATGATAAAGTCGTTGCTATTGGTGAAACTGGATTAGATTATTATTATTCAAAAGATACGCATCAGGTACAGCAAGAAAGCTTTGCCGGACACATCGATGTGGCTAATCAGCTGCAAAAACCACTGATCATCCATACTCGTGATGCAAAAGCGGATACAATAGACATCATGCGAGCCCACAATGCGCAAAATTGCGGTGGCGTGTTGCACTGTTTCACCGAAGATTGGCCGATGGCAAAGCAGGCACTAGACCTTGGTTTTTACATTTCAATCTCAGGTATTGTGACGTTTAAAAATGCGACGGCGCTTCAGGAAGTCGTTAAGCAAATCCCTATGGACCGATTGCTGATTGAAACCGACTCACCTTATCTTGCACCGGTACCGCATCGTGGTAAAACTAACCAGCCTGCTTATGTACAAGACGTTGCATATTATATTGCTGACTTAAAAGGAGTGAGCTACAAAACGCTTGCAGAGCAAACCACGAATAACTTTTACTCTTTATTTAATTTGGTGAAACGCCAAGATGGTAGCACAACTTAA
- a CDS encoding alkaline phosphatase D family protein, translating into MVAQLNQLPQVLMGPLVRRAEQNKICIQVVTCEAVDISASLLAHQSRCEVETFQLGAACFLHFLMICSEKALPTAQLFEYQVLINGAAYKPDYLRYGEELSFAIPALLKQILHGSCRNPHHHAKDSLHTADQWQEQQRELGELGADLCIFSGDQIYADDVAGAMLLAIHQLIARLGLFKETKLPMHLPADQQAQLYHRHLYLPKTPWQERSKFSPGYWFRKDEPHFSSVKAFNHLIFFEEFVACYLLNFSHLAWQLVNFDALHYDGGNDKVRRIFESELDALKGFVETLPSAERLCANVPVLMMFDDHDVTDDWNLTAKWEQAIANHKVSRRIISNGIISYWLFQGIGNDAFEYSGALTSAFNSSLIDNEWHFSAFDKQVRRFTHWHYCLDTFPKVVVLDTRTHRWRNEQDFNEPSGLLDWEMLMELQDTLIDHSAVLMVSPAPVFGVKAIETIQAVFNACGEPLMVDVENWMAHEGAAKKLIEIFKRPDTPKETIILSGDVHYSFCFSVQARFGRHDNRIWQLTASGIKNEFPKPLINILDKMDTILYAKYSPLNLFTKRWQLSVSKHPSSLKKHGYLVSDSAISLVTLENGLLEKYELLHGTGIHSHFEL; encoded by the coding sequence ATGGTAGCACAACTTAATCAGCTACCTCAGGTGTTGATGGGCCCGCTGGTTCGCCGAGCTGAGCAGAATAAAATTTGTATTCAGGTTGTTACTTGTGAAGCCGTGGACATTTCGGCTTCGCTATTGGCCCATCAAAGTCGATGTGAGGTTGAGACGTTTCAGCTCGGTGCAGCCTGCTTTTTGCATTTTTTGATGATATGCAGCGAGAAGGCTCTGCCAACAGCGCAGCTGTTCGAGTATCAAGTGCTTATTAACGGTGCCGCGTATAAGCCAGATTATCTGCGTTATGGAGAAGAGCTTAGCTTTGCGATACCTGCTTTGCTCAAGCAAATATTACATGGCTCATGCCGTAACCCGCATCACCACGCAAAAGACAGTCTACATACTGCAGATCAGTGGCAAGAGCAGCAACGCGAACTCGGTGAGCTAGGCGCTGACTTGTGTATTTTTTCTGGCGATCAGATCTATGCAGATGATGTTGCCGGCGCCATGTTGTTGGCTATTCACCAACTTATAGCGCGATTGGGTTTGTTTAAAGAAACGAAATTGCCAATGCACCTACCAGCTGATCAACAAGCTCAGCTTTACCATCGTCACTTATATTTACCAAAGACGCCATGGCAGGAGCGCTCAAAGTTTTCACCAGGCTATTGGTTTCGAAAGGATGAACCGCACTTTTCTAGTGTTAAGGCCTTTAATCACCTAATTTTCTTCGAAGAGTTTGTCGCCTGTTACCTATTAAACTTCTCTCATCTTGCTTGGCAGTTGGTTAACTTTGATGCACTTCATTATGACGGTGGCAACGACAAAGTTAGGCGAATATTTGAATCCGAACTTGACGCCCTAAAAGGCTTTGTTGAAACGTTGCCTAGCGCCGAGCGGCTGTGTGCGAACGTGCCCGTTCTGATGATGTTTGATGACCATGATGTGACCGATGATTGGAATTTGACGGCTAAATGGGAACAGGCAATTGCGAACCATAAAGTGAGTCGACGCATTATCAGTAATGGCATCATTAGCTATTGGCTGTTTCAAGGCATTGGAAATGATGCGTTTGAGTATAGCGGGGCGCTGACATCAGCTTTTAATTCAAGCCTGATTGACAACGAATGGCACTTTTCGGCGTTTGACAAACAAGTTCGCCGATTCACACATTGGCATTATTGTTTAGATACGTTTCCAAAAGTGGTGGTGCTAGATACTCGTACACATCGGTGGCGTAATGAACAGGATTTCAATGAACCAAGTGGTTTACTCGACTGGGAAATGTTGATGGAGTTGCAAGATACGCTCATCGACCATAGTGCGGTATTGATGGTAAGCCCAGCGCCAGTATTTGGGGTAAAGGCAATCGAAACCATACAAGCTGTATTTAATGCTTGTGGTGAGCCGTTGATGGTGGATGTGGAAAATTGGATGGCACATGAAGGGGCCGCGAAAAAGCTAATTGAAATTTTTAAGCGTCCAGATACACCTAAAGAAACCATTATACTCTCAGGCGATGTACATTATTCGTTTTGCTTTTCGGTTCAGGCTCGTTTTGGTCGTCATGATAACCGCATTTGGCAGCTAACCGCATCAGGGATAAAAAACGAATTTCCAAAGCCGCTTATCAATATTTTAGATAAGATGGACACGATTTTGTATGCCAAATATAGTCCTCTGAATCTCTTTACTAAACGCTGGCAGCTATCGGTAAGTAAGCACCCTTCATCGCTAAAAAAACATGGCTATTTGGTG